Sequence from the Bacillus rossius redtenbacheri isolate Brsri chromosome 9 unlocalized genomic scaffold, Brsri_v3 Brsri_v3_scf9_1, whole genome shotgun sequence genome:
atataatattgttacgaacgtgggaacGATAGGGTTCGAAAGGATAgcccctttttttaattaattatcactatttttattggtgctactatttacagttttatttacaagttATCCTGGCTTGATATAGGCTCGAAATAAAGAAAGTCTCTCTCAGTCCGTCACAGTCTTACCGCAGCCACAGATCGCCGTAAAGTGTCCGCCGATGTCACACAGGGCACTTGCTGGCTTCGCCGATGTTATACACTCTCTTCCCAGAAGTCGCCCGGTCTTCGCCGCCTCGTCGCACAGGTCTTCGCCTCTCCACACTGCGCCAGACGCGCCACACAATTATCTGCTCTGATGCAACCGCCCCCTGCTGATATAGAGGTCGGCCTTACATTTAGAACCTTCGAGATGCTCTTTGACATTGCGCAACTAGGGACGTCCAGGATTACGTGCTGGGGCCGGCGACGATGTCGGAGAACATTCAAGAACCGTTCCATTGACCGACCAGGTGCAGCCAGGTCATTAGCGCAGGCAGGGCGAGGGTGAAGGGGGGGCAGGCAGGCCGCGTGTCATCAAGATAAAGATAAGGCACGCGCGGCGCTAATCTGTTTCCGAGAAGAGCATCGCTCCGTCCCCACTGCGACTGGGCTTGCacgtaacaatataattaaaagtagcGTAACAACTAACATAATTCCAAAGTGAACACATTTTCGCATacggaaattttgttttctctataTTTTGTTTATGCCACAAAATTCACCATGGCTACTGTCCAATGTAACGGTTATACGGTTATAACTATTACGTTGTTGAATGTGACACctctataaaagttaaatttcactAGTATTGTTCACTCTTCAAAGCAAAAAATATTGCCATGGCACTGACCCTTGTTCACTAGAAAAGTAATCGGAAAACTTTTCTCGGATTGTTAAAGCTGATCGTGTATTTCCTGGTCGTGTAAGCGGCTCCCCTTCATCTAGTCCCACGACGTTCAGAGTGCTGTCAAATTCAACACCATCCCTTTCTCTaacaaaattgtgtaaaatacaaCATGCTTTCACTATAGTTTCTGCGTTTTCAATTTTCACGTCCAATGGCCTGTGAAAGATACGCCACTTATTTGTAAGTATGCCGAAAGTGCATTCGATGTAACGTCTGGCTCGTGACAGcctgtagttaaatattttctttttttgagtAAGATTTTTCCCACCATAAGGCCTCTGCATGTGAGTTGAAAGAGCAAATGCTTCGTCACCTACGAAGGTAAAGGGAAGTGGCTCTCCATTTTCAACTATTGGCCTATCACTTGGGATGTTCAACGTATTATCCTTCATCTTCTGAAACAGCTCActgtttttatatattgctgagTCTGATGATTTTCCATAAGAACCAACATCAACAAATAAAAACCTATAATTAGAGTCGCATAATGCTAACAACACcatggaaaaatatttcttgtaggaaAAATAGGTTGACCCACTTTTAGCAGGTTGAATAAGCCTTACATGCTTGCCATCTATTGCTCCTAAACAGTTTGGGAAATTTGCACGTGTTCCAAAACCGTCAGCAATCTTCAGCCAGTCCTCTTGCATTAACTGCGGGAAACATGCTTCATGTaaaagccgccatattgtttcacaCACTTCAATAACAATCTTGCGACATGTGGAAATTCCACAACGGAATGTGTAATGCAATTCTGTGAACGAACATCCTGTAGCAaggtacctgcaaaaaaaaaaaaaaaacacacacactaaaaatatgcaccttacattattgtttttttttttttcagctgcagATCTGCAACGGAAATGGAAGAATCTACGTGACTGTTTCAGAAGAGAACTGGCTAAACAGAGGAATTGTAAATCAGGTTCTGCAGCAGATGGCaggaaacaatatatatatttccagcaGTTAACTTTCCTATTGCCAGTATGCGACACCAAACCTACAACAGAAGAATCTCCAGACTTGCACACGCAAGCCACACCCGCAGCAGCTACATCTACGGCACCTACTtctcttaaaagaaaaaaaccgtCACCAGAAACAGAAGAACTTGAGCTACTTCAGTCGCTTAGAAGAAATATGGAAAAACGACATGCAGGTAGAGAAGAAGAAGACAGTGACAGGCATTTCTTGTTGAGTCTTTTGCCGTACTTCAAACGTCTGCCAGACGATATGAAACTTGAAGTTCAAAGCGACTTTTTAAACACCTTAAGAAGGTACAATCAGGTGTCAATTTCTGGTCATCGATGTCCTTCTCAGACTTCTGTCTACCCTCATTCTTCTCCATCAGTGATCACAGGCCCATCATTTGTTTCGCTTCCATACCCTAGTAGTAATACAAGTACCTCTGGAGTACGCAACCAACAATTTACACCCACCATCAGTCAGTCTTACAACTACGGGTCTCATTCAACTTCAGAAACATCGCAGTTAATGAGTCAACCCCAGCAGCCGCTGCAATGCCACGCCTTATCACCAATGTCACCAGCAGCTTCCTCATCAGTATCTCTCCAGTCTGATACGTCAAGTATTTGTGAAGACTATTTTAACTGATACCTAATAAATTATAAGACATGTGACCTTCATGGAAAGAGCAGTTTCAgtgaataacaaataaatatgttatctaacaattttcttc
This genomic interval carries:
- the LOC134542576 gene encoding uncharacterized protein LOC134542576, whose protein sequence is MAFDCDRFIIEIESRPAIWDSRCDEYANKCKKGKAWEEVCDMFVENFKAMDSVHKNKAAADLQRKWKNLRDCFRRELAKQRNCKSGSAADGRKQYIYFQQLTFLLPVCDTKPTTEESPDLHTQATPAAATSTAPTSLKRKKPSPETEELELLQSLRRNMEKRHAGREEEDSDRHFLLSLLPYFKRLPDDMKLEVQSDFLNTLRRYNQVSISGHRCPSQTSVYPHSSPSVITGPSFVSLPYPSSNTSTSGVRNQQFTPTISQSYNYGSHSTSETSQLMSQPQQPLQCHALSPMSPAASSSVSLQSDTSSICEDYFN